From a single Sebastes umbrosus isolate fSebUmb1 chromosome 17, fSebUmb1.pri, whole genome shotgun sequence genomic region:
- the f9b gene encoding coagulation factor IXb, protein MAGFCSLVFIAGLLLEVYGLAAEENTGAVFVSQQAADTVLRRLRRYNSGHLEEVLQKANLERECKEETCTMEEAREVFEDDDKTMVFWAGYIDGDQCQPPPCQNGGDCADGISSYVCWCKPDFSGKNCEIEVAKQCSVDNGGCSHFCVMKAEIPVCQCAAGYKLGPDKRSCEATEQFSCGRVNGSSTSSTRSIITPRSSNTTHGSGRKNNSSDTLEDRLDLEFNDEYEYAYYDLHANDSDLSNVSVASAAVKKRSVRSDSSSSDDPAEVVVNGREASGVTEKDQLPSWAFPTLPTITEEENTNQRIVGGNDAIPGEIPWQVSLMSHSASLGRAEPFCGGSLLSELWVITAAHCLTQARIAKQGFFVRVGEHDVNQSEGPERDCVVAEQHLHHMYNEKNSPYNHDIALLKLASPVELSNQRRPICLGPKDFTENLLRDSSSSLVSGWGQIKFRGVQAAKLQKLEVPHVDRTLCKQSSRDHVTRYMFCAGFRNEKKDSCQGDSGGPHASNYKGTWFLTGIVSWGEECAMDGKYGIYTRVSRYYPWISQKTGLRINNK, encoded by the exons ATGGCCGGATTTTGTTCGCTGGTTTTTATTGCTGGTTTGCTGCTGGAAGTGTACGGACTGGCCGCTGAGGAAaacacag gagctgtgtttgtgtctcagcaGGCGGCGGATACCGTGCTGCGTCGCCTGCGCAGGTACAACAGCGGTCATCTTGAAGAAGTACTTCAGAAAGCCAACCTGGAGCGGGAGTGTAAAGAGGAAACCTGCACGATGGAGGAGGCAAGGGAGGTGTTTGAGGATGATGACAAAACT ATGGTGTTCTGGGCCGGCTACATTG atggtGACCAGTGTCAGCCACCCCCCTGCCAAAATGGAGGTGACTGTGCAGATGGAATCAGCTCATATGTCTGCTGGTGCAAACCAGATTTCAGCGGCAAGAACTGTGAGATCG AGGTGGCCAAACAATGTTCGGTCGACAATGGTGGATGTTCCCATTTCTGTGTGATGAAGGCGGAGATAccggtgtgtcagtgtgcagcTGGTTACAAACTGGGACCAGACAAGAGGAGCTGTGAAGCAACag AACAATTCAGCTGTGGTCGTGTGAACGggtcctccacctcctccaccaggTCCATCATAACCCCGCGGTCATCGAACACGACGCACGGCTCTGGGAGAAAAAACAATTCCAGCGACACCCTGGAGGATCGCCTTGACTTAGAGTTCAACgatgaatatgaatatgcaTACTACGACCTCCACGCGAATGATTCAGACCTGTCCAACGTCTCTGTGGCCTCTGCTGCAGTGAAAAAACGATCAGTGAGGTCGGACTCAAGCTCCTCTGATGATCCAGCGGAGGTCGTCGTGAACGGTAGGGAGGCGAGTGGTGTCACAGAGAAAGATCAGCTGCCCTCCTGGGCTTTCCCCACACTCCCCACCATCACAGAAGAGGAAAACACTAACCAGAGGATTGTGGGAGGCAATGATGCCATTCCTGGAGAGATACCCTGGCAG gtgAGCCTGATGTCTCACTCAGCCTCCCTTGGAAGAGCGGAGCCTTTCTGCGGAGGATCTCTGCTCAGTGAATTATGGGTCATCACCGCTGCCCATTGCCTGACACAAGCTCGTATCGCTAAACAGGGTTTCTTCGTGAGAGTGg GTGAACACGATGTGAACCAGAGTGAGGGTCCAGAGCGAGACTGTGTGGTGGCAGAGCAGCATCTCCACCACATGTACAATGAGAAGAATTCACCGTACAACCATGATATTGCACTACTGAAGCTCGCCAGTCCAGTGGAGCTGTCCAACCAGCGGCGTCCCATCTGCCTGGGCCCCAAAGACTTTACAGAGAACCTACTGAGGGACTCAAGCAGCTCTCTGGTGAGCGGCTGGGGACAGATCAAGTTCAGAGGCGTGCAGGCCGCCAAGCTTCAGAAGCTGGAGGTCCCCCACGTGGATCGCACCCTGTGtaaacagagcagcagagaccaCGTCACCCGTTATATGTTCTGTGCTGGCTTCCGAAATGAAAAGAAGGATTCGTGTCAGGGGGACAGCGGGGGGCCGCATGCCTCCAATTATAAAGGCACTTGGTTCCTGACGGGTATCGTCAGCTGGGGGGAGGAGTGTGCCATGGACGGCAAGTATGGCATCTACACTCGAGTCTCGCGGTACTACCCGTGGATCAGTCAGAAGACAGGGCTCCGAATTAACAACAAATGA